From a single Entelurus aequoreus isolate RoL-2023_Sb linkage group LG12, RoL_Eaeq_v1.1, whole genome shotgun sequence genomic region:
- the acadvl gene encoding very long-chain specific acyl-CoA dehydrogenase, mitochondrial, with protein sequence MLLLKVGQSAALCGAVLRVTPGLNGAQRQAVVAVKNTRLYASQAAEVVLEKPAAVGTDAASAVDKTKAAAESKSFAVNIFKGQIVTSQVFPFPSVLNEEQEQFLRELVGPVCKFFEEVNDPAKNDMLEKVEDHTMTGLKEMGAFGLQVPADLGGLGLTNTQYARLVEIVGTHDLGVGITLGAHQSIGFKGILLFGNATQKEKYLPKLASGEHIAAFCLTEPASGSDAASIKTTAVQSPCGKYFTLSGSKIWISNGGLAEIFTVFAKTPMKDPKTGQMKDKITALVVEKSFGGVTHGPPEKKMGIKASNTAEVYFDNVRVPADCVLGEIGGGFKVAMNILNNGRFGMAAALSGTMKGAINQAVDHAANRTQFGNKIHTYGTIQEKLARMTMLQYVTESLAYMISGNMDSGATEFQIEAAISKIFASEAAWTVTDECIQVMGGMGYMKDSGIERVMRDLRIFRIFEGTNDILRLFVALNGFQNAGNQLKSLQKAMKNPLGNAGLLAEELTKRAKRKAGLSTGLTLQGTVHPELAHSGELAVKAVEQFGIAIEELLIKHGKKIIDEQFVLQRVANCAIDIYTMVVVLARASRSLSQGLPSGQHEKVLCETWCVESHDRLMRDIKALRSNQSRHLFKNLQAISTAVVENGGTVAPHPLGF encoded by the exons GTGGTGTTAGAGAAGCCGGCGGCAGTCGGCACTGATGCTGCCAGCGCGGTGGACAAGACGAAGGCTGCAGCT GAGTCCAAATCTTTTGCTGTCAATATTTTCAAAGGTCAGATTGTCACATCTCAAGTTTTTCCCTTTCCCTCAG TCCTGAATGAAGAACAGGAGCAGTTTCTTCGGGAGCTTGTCGGACCCGTCTGCAAATTTTTTGAG GAGGTGAATGATCCTGCCAAGAATGACATGTTGGAGAAAGTAGAGGACCACACCATGACGGGCCTGAAAGAGATGGGCGCCTTTGGCCTTCAGGTGCCGGCTGACCTGGGAGGCCTTGGTCTCACCAACACTCAG TATGCCCGCCTTGTGGAGATTGTCGGCACTCACGATCTCGGTGTTGGCATCACGCTTGGTGCCCACCAGTCTATCGGCTTCAAGGGCATTCTGCTTTTTGGGAATGCAACACAGAAGGAGAAATACCTGCCAAAACTTGCATCAG GTGAGCACATTGCTGCCTTTTGCCTGACGGAACCAGCCAGTGGTTCTGATGCTGCCTCCATCAAAACCACAGCTGTTCAGTCCCCCTGCGGAAAGTATTTTACTCTCAGTGGCAGCAAGATCTGGATCAG CAATGGAGGTCTGGCTGAGATCTTCACAGTGTTTGCCAAGACGCCAATGAAGGATCCTAAGACTGGACAGatgaaggacaagatcacagccTTAGTTGTGGAGAAGAGCTTCGGTGGTGTGACACA TGGGCCACCAGAGAAGAAGATGGGCATCAAGGCCTCCAACACGGCTGAGGTTTATTTCGACAATGTTCGCGTGCCGGCAGACTGTGTGCTGGGCGAGATTGGCGGTGGTTTCAAGGTTGCTATGAACATCCTCAACAATGGCAGATTTGGCATGGCGGCCGCCCTCTCTGGCACCATGAAAGGAGCAATCAATCAAGCT GTGGACCATGCAGCCAACAGGACCCAGTTTGGAAACAAGATCCACACTTATGGGACCATACAAGAGAAGCTTGCTCGTATGACCATGCTGCAGTACGTCACAGAG TCTCTGGCCTACATGATCAGTGGAAACATGGACAGCGGAGCAACTGAATTCCAGATTGAAGCTGCTATCAGCAAGATATTTGCCTCT GAAGCCGCTTGGACTGTGACTGATGAGTGCATTCAGGTCATGGGTGGCATGGGCTACATGAAG GACTCTGGAATAGAGCGAGTGATGAGAGATCTGAGAATTTTCCGCATCTTCGAGGGTACCAACGACATCCTCAGACTTTTTGTGGCCCTCAATGGCTTCCAG AATGCTGGCAACCAGTTGAAGAGCTTGCAAAAAGCAATGAAGAACCCACTCGGCAATGCTGGGCTCCTGGCAGAAGAGCTCACCAAGAGAGCTAAAAG GAAAGCAGGCTTAAGCACAGGCTTGACACTTCAAGGGACAGTCCATCCGGAGCTGGCTCATAGTGGTGAACTG GCCGTAAAAGCTGTTGAACAATTTGGCATTGCCATCGAGGAGCTTCTTATCAAACATGGCAAGAAGATTATTG ATGAGCAGTTTGTATTGCAGAGAGTTGCCAACTGCGCAATTGACATTTACACCATGGTTGTTGTCCTGGCGAg GGCTTCACGTTCACTCAGTCAGGGGCTGCCTTCAGGCCAACATGAGAAGGTTTTGTGCGAGACCTGGTGTGTAGAG aGCCATGATAGACTCATGCGGGACATCAAGGCGCTGCGCTCCAACCAGTCCAGGCATCTCTTCAAGAACTTGCAGGCCATTTCTACGGCTGTGGTGGAGAACGGTGGAACGGTGGCACCTCACCCACTGGGTTTCTAA